In the genome of Nitrospira japonica, one region contains:
- a CDS encoding glycosyltransferase codes for MIGKSPCVTVGMPVYNGEHYLRQSLDSLLSQTVDDFEIVISDNASTDRTKEICSEYAEQDQRIRYFRNSTNLGAARNYNRLIALAAGPYFRWAPADDVFAPTSLERCIEVLNAHPDVVLCYPKTILIDGDGNQLEPYEDKLDLRSQDPAVRYRQALQIGRANAIYGLMRTDVLRMIAPLGSYPGADVDLLIELCLYGRYFEISEPLYFRRMHAGAYSSLTTLKDRQMFFDPTTCGKLHLSHWKRLCVRLAAVWRAPVGLRARLTISYKLVRGAVTSRKEFVNEVVQILRTKGPKRWLEDQSG; via the coding sequence ATGATTGGAAAGTCTCCCTGCGTCACCGTCGGCATGCCGGTTTACAATGGCGAGCACTACTTGCGTCAGTCGCTGGATTCACTCCTCTCGCAAACGGTGGATGATTTCGAGATAGTGATCTCGGATAACGCCTCTACCGATCGCACGAAGGAGATCTGCAGCGAATATGCCGAGCAAGATCAACGGATTCGATACTTCCGGAATTCTACCAACCTCGGTGCCGCTCGGAACTACAATCGACTGATCGCCCTGGCAGCCGGGCCGTACTTTCGCTGGGCGCCCGCGGACGATGTGTTTGCCCCGACCTCCCTCGAACGATGCATTGAAGTGCTGAACGCTCATCCCGATGTCGTGTTGTGTTATCCGAAGACAATTCTCATCGACGGGGACGGAAACCAGCTGGAACCTTACGAGGATAAACTGGACTTGCGCTCTCAAGATCCGGCCGTGCGGTATCGACAAGCCCTTCAGATCGGAAGAGCCAACGCGATCTATGGACTAATGCGTACCGATGTGTTGAGGATGATCGCTCCCCTTGGCAGCTATCCAGGGGCCGATGTCGATCTGCTCATCGAGCTCTGTCTCTATGGCCGATACTTTGAAATTTCTGAACCGCTGTACTTCAGACGGATGCACGCGGGAGCGTACAGCAGCTTAACCACGCTCAAGGATCGGCAAATGTTCTTCGATCCCACGACCTGCGGCAAGCTTCACTTGAGCCATTGGAAGCGGCTGTGTGTGCGTTTGGCCGCCGTGTGGCGTGCTCCAGTCGGACTTCGTGCTCGATTGACCATCAGCTACAAACTGGTCCGTGGCGCAGTGACATCGAGAAAGGAGTTTGTGAACGAGGTGGTACAGATCCTGCGGACCAAGGGACCAAAGCGATGGTTGGAAGATCAAAGCGGATAG